One stretch of Archocentrus centrarchus isolate MPI-CPG fArcCen1 chromosome 5, fArcCen1, whole genome shotgun sequence DNA includes these proteins:
- the camk1b gene encoding calcium/calmodulin-dependent protein kinase type 1 isoform X2, producing the protein MPLGEDCHAWKKKTTDIKEKYDFKDILGTGAFSEVVLAEEKRTQKLVAIKCIPKKALEGKENSIENEIAVLHKIKHTNIVSLEDIFESKSHLYLVMQLVSGGELFDRIIEKGFYTEKDASKLIQQILDAVKYLHDMGIVHRDLKPENLLYYSMDEDSKIMISDFGLSKIEGSGSVMSTACGTPGYVAPEVLAQKPYSKAVDCWSIGVIAYILLCGYPPFYDENDAKLFEQILKAEYEFDSPYWDDISDSAKDFIVHLMEKDPSMRYTCEQALQHPWIAGDTALDKNIHESVSAQIKKNFAKSKWKQAFNATAVVRHMRRLQLGTGQEGSNPAHLLMPEEDAEACCEGGCSQNVDSGVDPLSSCPTYRCHPTSRV; encoded by the exons ggggGCTTTCTCTGAGGTGGTCTTGGCTGAGGAGAAGAGGACCCAGAAATTGGTGGCTATCAAGTGTATCCCCAAGAAGGCCCTAGAAGGCAAGGAAAACAGCATTGAGAACGAGATAGCAGTACTGCACAA GATTAAACACACCAACATTGTATCTCTGGAAGACATATTTGAGAGTAAATCACACCTCTACCTTGTCATGCAACT GGTGTCTGGTGGGGAACTCTTTGATCGTATCATAGAGAAGGGCTTCTACACAGAGAAAGATGCCAGTAAGCTCATTCAGCAGATCCTGGATGCTGTCAAATACCTCCATGACATGGGCATTGTGCACCGTGACCTCAAG CCAGAGAATCTGCTGTACTACAGCATGGATGAAGACTCCAAAATCATGATCAGTGACTTTGGTCTGTCAAAAATtgagggctctggcagtgtgaTGTCAACAGCCTGTGGAACACCTGGATATGTTG CCCCTGAAGTTTTGGCTCAGAAACCCTACAGTAAAGCAGTGGACTGCTGGTCTATTGGTGTCATAGCCTATATCCT gTTGTGTGGTTATCCTCCCTTCTATGATGAGAATGATGCCAAACTGTTTGAACAGATCCTGAAAGCAGAATATGAGTTTGATTCTCCTTACTGGGATGATATCTCTGATTCAG ctAAAGATTTTATAGTGCATCTGATGGAGAAAGATCCCAGCATGCGTTACACTTGTGAGCAGGCTCTGCAGCACCCCTG GATTGCTGGGGATACTGCCCTGGACAAGAACATTCACGAGTCTGTCAGTGCACAAATCAAGAAGAATTTTGCTAAGAGCAAGTGGAAG CAAGCCTTCAATGCCACAGCAGTGGTCCGTCACATGAGGCGTCTCCAGCTCGGCACGGGTCAAGAAGGGTCCAACCCGGCTCATCTGCTAATGCCAGAGGAAGATGCAG AAGCTTGCTGTGAGGGAGGATGCTCCCAGAACGTCGACAGCGGAGTAGATCCTCTGTCCAGCTGTCCAACATACCGCTGCCACCCGACCAGCAGGGTGTGA